A region from the Lytechinus variegatus isolate NC3 chromosome 6, Lvar_3.0, whole genome shotgun sequence genome encodes:
- the LOC121417278 gene encoding LOW QUALITY PROTEIN: zinc finger protein 260-like (The sequence of the model RefSeq protein was modified relative to this genomic sequence to represent the inferred CDS: deleted 1 base in 1 codon): MPLPETDEYSDVQVYFTANEWADISDYERICIQNVKENYEMMIEVGVQVNPPMFMQRQQGIHKEINEESEDKGTETRGSSDIHNQQGNTCHTEKNELQKENINTFTMKVEAEYDDDGNLLGEANPNAEGKMTDLEWKNGDEITQTQTNPISSGDQRTKSGDLIILSCDQKAEEASGGSHAPTQFQSIYEKDSGIYRCEYCGSVYAIPLIFARHLKYKHGLNGVILPFYASKESILQFVEGEIQKSMCEINDFTHGENMSLKTGNKENIILEKKPYTCNQCGKAFISANHLKTHERIHTGEKPYVCDQCGKAFHQISNLTTHKRIHTGEKPYVCDHCGRMFSQKGSLTIHKRAHTGEKPYVCDQCGKAFHQISNLTTHKRIHTGEKPYVCDQCGRMFSQKGGLTIHKRVHTGEKPFECDQCVKEFIDGSALRRHKRIHTGEKPYVCDRCGRAFNLEHALKIHKRIHTGEKPYVCNQCGKAFNQISSLTTHKRIHTGEKPYVCDQCGRMFSQKGGLTIHKRVHTGEKPFECDQCVKEFSNGSALRRHKRIHTGEKPYVCDRCGRAFNLEHALKIHKRIHTGEKPFLCDQCGRAFYQKNNFIVHRCIHTVKKQCVCDQCGKAFNGEYHLTKHKRIHTGEKPYVCDQCGKVFSQKSTLTSHKRIHTGEKPYVCDQCGKAFNDKSNLTVHKRIHTGEKPYVCDKCGKAFSQIRNLSLHKQIHTSGKRPVIFDQCGKAFDQKSSLTVDKRNHTGENPYVCNQCGWASSNTTAHCT, encoded by the exons GGTCTTCTGACATTCATAATCAACAGGGAAATACATGTCATACAGAGAAGAATGAGTTACAAAAAGAGAATATTAATACA tTTACTATGAAAGTAGAGGCcgagtatgatgatgatggcaatctGCTAGGTGAGGCTAATCCCAATGCAGAAGGGAAAATGACTGATCTGGAATGGAAGAACGGTGATGAAATTACCCAGACACAAACTAATCCAATATCATCAGGTGATCAGAGGACCAAGTCAGGTGATCTCATCATTCTGTCATGTGATCAGAAGGCAGAAGAAGCTTCAGGAGGCAGCCATGCTCCAACCCAATTCCAATCCATATATGAAAAGG aTTCTGGAATCTACAGATGCGAGTATTGTGGATCAGTCTATGCTATTCCTCTCATCTTTGCAAGGCATCTCAAGTACAAACATGGGCTTAATGGTGTTATCTTGCCATTTTATGCATCAAAGGAAAGCATTCTACAGTTTGTTGAAGGAGAAATACAAAAATCCATGTgtgaaattaatgattttacACATGGTGAAAATATGAGTTTGAAAACAGGAAATAAGGAAAACATAATACTTGAAAAGAAACCTTATACATGTAATCagtgtggtaaggcatttatttCTGCAAATCATCTAAAAACACATGAACGCATCCATACAGGTGAAAAGCCCTATGTgtgtgatcaatgtggtaaggcatttcATCAGATATCCAATCTCACAACACATAAACGAATCCATACAGGTGAAAAGCCCTATGTGTGTGATCATTGTGGTAGGATGTTTAGTCAAAAAGGTAGCCTCACAATCCATAAACGCGCCCATACTGGTGAGAAGCCCTATGTttgtgatcaatgtggtaaggcatttcATCAGATATCCAATCTCACAACACATAAAcgaatccatacag GTGAAAAGCCCTATGTGTGTGATCAATGTGGTAGGATGTTTAGTCAAAAAGGTGGCCTCACAATCCATAAACGAGTCCATACTGGTGAGAAGCCCTTTGAGTGTGATCAGTGTGTTAAGGAATTTATTGATGGAAGTGCATTGAGAAGACACAAACGgatccatacag gtgagaagcCCTATGTTTGTGATCGATGTGGTAGGGCATTTAATCTTGAACATGCtcttaaaatacataaaagaaTCCATACAGGTGAAAAGCCCTATGTGTGTAAtcaatgtggtaaggcatttaatcAGATATCCAGTCTCACAACACATAAACGAATCCATACAGGTGAAAAGCCCTATGTGTGTGATCAATGTGGTAGGATGTTTAGTCAAAAAGGTGGCCTCACAATCCATAAACGAGTCCATACTGGTGAGAAGCCCTTTGAGTGTGATCAGTGTGTTAAGGAATTTAGTAATGGAAGTGCATTGAGAAGACACAAACGgatccatacaggtgagaagcCCTATGTTTGTGATCGATGTGGTAGGGCATTTAATCTTGAACATGCtcttaaaatacataaaagaaTCCATACAGGTGAAAAGCCCTTTCtatgtgatcaatgtggtagggcattttatcaaaaaaacaattttatagTACACAGATGTATCCATACAGTTAAAAAGCAATGTGTTTGTGATCagtgtggtaaggcatttaatggtgaatatcatctCACAAAACATAAACGAATCCATACTGGTGAGAAACCCTATGTgtgtgatcaatgtggtaaggTGTTTAGTCAAAAAAGTACCCTCACATCCCATAAACGAATCCATACTGGTGAGAAACCCTATGTGTGTGATCagtgtggtaaggcatttaatGATAAGTCCAATCTCACAGTACACAAACGCATCCACACAGGTGAAAAGCCCTATGTATGTGATAAATGTGGTAAGGCTTTCAGTCAAATACGAAATCTTTCTCTACATAAACAAATCCATACA TCGGGTAAAAGGCCCGTCATATTtgatcaatgtggtaaggcatttGACCAAAAATCCAGTCTCACAGTAGACAAGCGAAACCATACTGGTGAAAATCCCTATGTATGCAATCAATGTGGTTGGGCATCATCAAATACAACAGCTCACTGCACATAA